GTGAATACGGTGGAATTGCCTTTAATAACGACGACAGTGGCTGGGGATACGGAAATAAGGTGAACACGGAGGAGGAATTCATCCGAAGATTTGATGAGATCACGACGGCAGTAAAAAAGGTGCCTTATATATGCGGGTTCTGCTACACACAGGTTACGGATGTGCAGCAGGAGATTAACGGACTTATGGATATAAATCGAAATTTTAAAGTAAAGCCGGAGATTATTAAAGAAATCAATGAAAGGCAGGAGGGATACTGGAGGAATTTCTCATAGATGATGTTGACGAAACATTTGAGAAGGGCTATTCCTCCAGCGGGTATCGCCGCATTTGTATGTAGTATGAGATGACAAGTATAACAGCGGCGGCGGACCAGGCGGCCACTTCGGCATAATAAATTCCTGCCTGCCCGATATACATCGGTAAAACAATGGCGATCAGCATACGCAGCACCATTTCCGCAAAACCGGAAATCATCGGGATAGCGGTATTGCCCAGTCCCATCAGTGCGGAGCGGTAGATATGCAGCATGTATAGGATGGGCAGGCAGAGACTCATGATGGTTAAATAGTGATACGCAACATTTAAAACGGCGGTAACTTCGTCAGGCGTACCGGAGATGAAGATACTGAGCAGCTGACGGCCGAGCAGCAGCATACTGCCGCCTATGGCAATGGATGTAAACAGAGCTATGAAGAATGCGGAGTGCATCCCTTTGCGGATTCGGGATATTTTTCCGCCGCCAAGATTTTGCCCTACATAGGAAGTAATGGCATATCCGTAGGAAGTGGCGGCAATTTCCAAAAGGCCGTAGAGCTTGTTGGTGGCGGTAAAGCCTGCAACAAACAGTACGTCGTAGATATTGACGACAGACTGCACGACCATACCACCGATACCAATGATGGCATTTTGCAGCGCGACAGGAGTACCGAGGAGCAAAAGCTGCTTATACATATCCCGATCTAAAATCAGATCCTTCTTTGTCAGGCTGAGAATGGAGATACGCCGGAGACTCAGGAAGCAGTACACAACCGATAAAATCTGTGCCAGTACGGTTGCTATGGCGGCGCCTGAAATTCCCCAGTGGAAGACCAGTACAAACAGAAGATCCAGTGCAACATTTGTGAAGGCGGCAACTACGATGGCATAAAGCGGTGTTTTACTGTCTCCCATTGAACGGAGAATGGAGGACAGCAGGTTGTACCCCATGGTGACAGGCAGGCCGGCAAACATGATGCGCAGATAAACCAGTGAATCAGAGATAACCTCTGTTTTGGTCTTCAGCAAAAGCAGAACGGGTTCTGCAAGTGCCTGACAGAAGATCACCGACAGGACAGACAAAATGGCACTTAAGGTAATGGAAGCACCAATGGCACGATTCAATTTTTTATAATCCTTTTGACCAAAATATTGAGACATCAAAATGGAAAAGCCTTGTGCGAAGCCCTGAACAATACCAATGGCAAACCAATTCAGCCAGTCGGCGGAGCCCAATGCTGCCAGTGCGTGGTTACCGACAAATTTTCCCACAATGGCGGTATCGACAATAGTGTATAGCTGCTGGAATATATTTCCAATCATCAGCGGCAGGGCAAAGGCCAGAATTAGCCGCAGGGGTTTTCCTGTTGTCATGTCCTGAATACGTTCTGTAGTTTTCAAAAAATTTCCCCCAATTTTAATTGTGTTTATCTCTATGATTTTTGTCATAGACAAAGCTTAATATATCATGTTTCAAGACCGGGTGCAATAGTTTGTACCGAAAGATATTCAGCGGACAAAACAGGGTATTTAGAGGATTGGTGTGTGGGAACAGGTGATTTATGCTATCATTGAAAAAAAGGAGGTTGCTTGATAATGGATATTTCTAAGATACAGGGGAAACTATTGGATATTGAAGGTGCATTTAATGTACGGGAGCTGGGGGGCTACAAAAATTCCCGGGGGCAGACGATACAACGGCAGTGCTTTATACGCAGCGGATCGCTCGGGGGGCTGACACAACGCGGTATTGAGGCACTGTTGGATTACGGAGTAGACTGTATTATTGATCTGCGTTCACTTATGGAAGCGGAGAAGCAGCCCGATATATTGGCAAAGCATGATAAAATCAAATACTACCATGTCCCCATGCTTGATAATGTGCAGTCAAATATCAGCAGTGAAATCAGCGATATGTTTCCGGAATCTCTGGAAGCTATGTATCAGGGACTGATCGATAATAGTTACACTGAATTGAAAAGAGCTTTTGAAATTTTTTCCGATACGCAGAACAATTGTGTACTGTTTCACTGCAGTGCAGGTAAAGACCGGACAGGTATATCTGCGGCGTTGCTTTTAGGTCTTGCAGGGGTGGATTACGATACAATTGCCGAGGACTATTCCTGGACACAGCACTTGCTGCCGGCATCATTATTCGAAAATATGCCGTTTCAGGTTCCGGAATTTCTGTTTGAATCCAATCCGGAAGCTATGCGTACAACGCTTGCGTATATTGATAGAAGATACGGCGGTGTCGATTCCTTCCTTTCAAAGATTGGAGTTACGGATACAGAAAAAGAAAATATCAGGAATAAGATGTTCGCATAGTAATAGCAAAGCCTTTTTGGCATAAAATGTACAGACGGCGGCTTTCACAAGCCTTATTTTCAATGACAAAGACACATGAAGGGGTGGTGTAATATGTGCACAGCATTATCATTACAATCCTCACAAAAAGAAAACTTTTTTGGCAGAACCATGGATTTTTCTTACGATATTGAACCGGGACTTTATATAATCCCCAGAAATTATCAATGGAATAATGTTATCCTATTGAAAAGATATCATAATTGCTATAGCTTTATAGGAATCGGACAGGAAACCGGCGGTATGTCAGGTTTTTTTGATGGAGTGAATGAAGAGGGATTTGCAGCCGCAGCTCTGTATTTTCCGGGCTATGCGGATTATGAGGCACATGGAAATGTGGGCAATAAAGAAGCTGTTGCATCATTGGATTTTCTGCACTACATCCTGGGACGTTGTGATTCTGTAGAGACCTTGAAGAATATATCAAAATATCTCTATATCGTTGGCCTTCCGGATCCGGTTACCCAGACAATAGCTCCGCTTCACTGGATTGCAGCGGACAGGAGCGGAGCCTCTGTTGTTGTGGAACAGACAGAGAATGGCCTTGAAGTTCTTGATAATCCCATAGGAGTTATGGCTAATAGTCCGAACTTCGCATGGCATATGACAAACTTAAGAAACTATATGACGGCTTCAAACACACAGGAGGAGGAAGCCCTCTGGGGAGGTGTCCGTCTGACACCCTTTGGACAGGGGGGAGGAACCAGTGCCCTGCCCGGAGGATATACCTCGCCCGAACGGTTTGTCCGTACAGCCTTCATGAAAACACATGTGCATGAGCCGGAAACCAGGGCGGAAGCAATCATGACCTGTTTTCACATCATGGAGGCAGTTTCAATCCCCAAAGGTATTGTGTATACGGACAGAGGCGTTTCGGATTATACAAAATATACCGCTTTTATAAACACCAGTACCTGCGAATATTACTTTAAAACGTATCAAAACAGTCAGATAGCGGTTGCTGGACTGACGGATTATGACAAGAATTATGACGCTCCGATTTTTCTGGGCAATTTATCGAGACCTGTTACGGTTGAATACTTTAGGCCTTAGCGGCGGCCAATACATGGTGCCTTCCCTTTGGCAGTACGTATGGAGAACCTGACACGGGGTCACGGATGACAGAGGAGTTCATCTCATAAACAGTCTGGATTAATTCTTCCGTAATCACATCCGATGGTTTTCCTTCTGCGATCAGAGTACCTTCGCGAAGCGCGAAGATATAGTCCGCATATCGCGCAGATAAATTAATGTCATGAAGAACCATAACAATGGTCGTTCCCTTCTTCTTATTCAGATCGGTCAGCAGATCCAAAATCTCGACTTGATAGGTAATATCCAGATAAGTGGTTGGCTCATCCAGCAGAAGGATGTCTGTCTGCTGCGCCAATGCCATCGCAATCCAGACTCTTTGCCTCTGACCTCCCGACAATTCATCCAGACGCCGGTTGGCAAGGGCGGTAATACCCATGATGTCCAACGCTTCCTCCACCGCTTCATAATCTTCCCTGCTTAAGCCTTTCAGGAATGCCTGATGGGGGAATCGTCCTCTGCTGACCAGGTCAGCAACAACAATTCCTTCCGGGACAATCGGTGTCTGTGGGAGTAAACCGAGAACCCGGGCTAATTGTTTGGATGGAAACGAATCTATGCTTTTTCCATCCAGAGTTATCTTCCCTGAAGTCGGTTTCAGGAGCCTTGCCACTGTTTTTAAAAGTGTTGACTTTCCGCATGCGTTTGCCCCCAGAATGACGCTGATTTTATTGGATGGAATTGCCAGCGCTATATCATTTAAAATTGTCTTGTCGTCATATCCGGCGACGATATGT
The window above is part of the Novisyntrophococcus fermenticellae genome. Proteins encoded here:
- a CDS encoding MATE family efflux transporter, with protein sequence MKTTERIQDMTTGKPLRLILAFALPLMIGNIFQQLYTIVDTAIVGKFVGNHALAALGSADWLNWFAIGIVQGFAQGFSILMSQYFGQKDYKKLNRAIGASITLSAILSVLSVIFCQALAEPVLLLLKTKTEVISDSLVYLRIMFAGLPVTMGYNLLSSILRSMGDSKTPLYAIVVAAFTNVALDLLFVLVFHWGISGAAIATVLAQILSVVYCFLSLRRISILSLTKKDLILDRDMYKQLLLLGTPVALQNAIIGIGGMVVQSVVNIYDVLFVAGFTATNKLYGLLEIAATSYGYAITSYVGQNLGGGKISRIRKGMHSAFFIALFTSIAIGGSMLLLGRQLLSIFISGTPDEVTAVLNVAYHYLTIMSLCLPILYMLHIYRSALMGLGNTAIPMISGFAEMVLRMLIAIVLPMYIGQAGIYYAEVAAWSAAAVILVISYYIQMRRYPLEE
- a CDS encoding tyrosine-protein phosphatase, with amino-acid sequence MDISKIQGKLLDIEGAFNVRELGGYKNSRGQTIQRQCFIRSGSLGGLTQRGIEALLDYGVDCIIDLRSLMEAEKQPDILAKHDKIKYYHVPMLDNVQSNISSEISDMFPESLEAMYQGLIDNSYTELKRAFEIFSDTQNNCVLFHCSAGKDRTGISAALLLGLAGVDYDTIAEDYSWTQHLLPASLFENMPFQVPEFLFESNPEAMRTTLAYIDRRYGGVDSFLSKIGVTDTEKENIRNKMFA
- a CDS encoding choloylglycine hydrolase family protein, coding for MCTALSLQSSQKENFFGRTMDFSYDIEPGLYIIPRNYQWNNVILLKRYHNCYSFIGIGQETGGMSGFFDGVNEEGFAAAALYFPGYADYEAHGNVGNKEAVASLDFLHYILGRCDSVETLKNISKYLYIVGLPDPVTQTIAPLHWIAADRSGASVVVEQTENGLEVLDNPIGVMANSPNFAWHMTNLRNYMTASNTQEEEALWGGVRLTPFGQGGGTSALPGGYTSPERFVRTAFMKTHVHEPETRAEAIMTCFHIMEAVSIPKGIVYTDRGVSDYTKYTAFINTSTCEYYFKTYQNSQIAVAGLTDYDKNYDAPIFLGNLSRPVTVEYFRP
- a CDS encoding ABC transporter ATP-binding protein translates to MKKNHQLKVEHIVAGYDDKTILNDIALAIPSNKISVILGANACGKSTLLKTVARLLKPTSGKITLDGKSIDSFPSKQLARVLGLLPQTPIVPEGIVVADLVSRGRFPHQAFLKGLSREDYEAVEEALDIMGITALANRRLDELSGGQRQRVWIAMALAQQTDILLLDEPTTYLDITYQVEILDLLTDLNKKKGTTIVMVLHDINLSARYADYIFALREGTLIAEGKPSDVITEELIQTVYEMNSSVIRDPVSGSPYVLPKGRHHVLAAAKA